A genome region from Cucumis sativus cultivar 9930 chromosome 4, Cucumber_9930_V3, whole genome shotgun sequence includes the following:
- the LOC101212149 gene encoding probable serine/threonine-protein kinase PBL1: MGCFPALKSKKKNYSQSLHDKCVKSKEIVPTKLPEPQIRTRTLQSAPPSFKTRVKPVQPANGAAGSRVRTLSAPSSLDAAEQDALSSVEYEEPEEPIGRFGFSKEQRSPSPQPLPLPSPQVIVALKNTGSFKSVASSGPLYSSGPLPLPPVGAVRNFSYEEISAACHNFSAESCVSESLSSLIYRASFGDDTSTSKKFEATVTFRHPSNQGFREFVSEVSTLTSLQHPNLCKLLGFHGHEGSGQRMLVYERLFHGSLDRLLYGRSDGPPIDWNTRIKIALCAAQGLTFLHEEGPFQAMYNEFSTANIQIDKDFSAKLSGYGCVGQIPTPETEISNNSVGSAYLSMETLERGLLTPKSNVWSFGIVLLELLTGRRNLDSRYPKEERNLVKWSRPFLADDGRLSLIMDPQLKGRFPTKAARTVADIGQKCLQKDPSERPTMRNVVEHLKIIQNLKQSSRFPLQEPIAASPAKQMLRSPSLDGIITPAAARLSFSPSPPSGIHPSLSPGGRNSSPTLPPRLCSTLSFEDFDRQERRKSSASALRRPRIEGY; encoded by the exons ATGGGGTGTTTCCCAGCTTTAAAGAGcaagaagaaaaactattcACAGAGTCTTCATGACAAATGTGTTAAGTCTAAAGAAATTGTGCCAACTAAGCTGCCTGAACCTCAAATTCGTACCCGTACATTGCAGTCTGCACCACCAAGTTTTAAGACCAGAGTGAAACCTGTACAACCAGCTAATGGAGCTGCTGGAAGTAGAGTACGAACATTGTCTGCTCCGTCATCTCTTGATGCAGCAGAACAGGACGCTCTTTCATCAGTTGAATATGAGGAGCCAGAAGAACCAATTGGCCGATTTGGATTCAGTAAGGAACAAAGATCTCCAAGTCCTCAGCCCCTTCCTCTTCCATCACCCCAGGTTATTGTGGCCCTAAAGAATACTGGAAGCTTTAAGTCAGTGGCATCATCTGGTCCTCTGTATTCCTCTGGACCTTTGCCACTACCTCCTGTGGGAGCTGTCAGAAATTTTTCATATGAAGAAATATCTGCTGCTTGCCATAACTTTTCTGCTGAATCTTGTGTTTCAGAAAGTCTATCTTCTTTAATATATAGGGCTTCTTTTGGTGATGACACTTCAACTTCAAAGAAGTTTGAAGCCACTGTTACTTTCCGTCATCCATCCAATCAG GGTTTTAGGGAATTTGTTTCTGAGGTTAGTACATTGACATCTTTGCAACATCCAAACCTCTGTAAATTGCTTGGCTTTCACGGCCATGAGGGTTCGGGGCAGAGAATGCTAGTGTACGAGAGGCTCTTTCATGGAAGCTTAGATCGTCTATTGTATGGGAGGTCAGATGGGCCACCTATTGACTGGAATACAAGAATAAAGATTGCATTATGTGCTGCACAAGGTCTCACTTTCTTGCATGAAGAAGGACCTTTTCAG GCAATGTACAACGAATTTTCAACTGCCAACATACAGATTGACAAGGATTTTAGTGCCAAGCTTTCTGGATATGGTTGTGTTGGACAAATTCCTACACCCGAAACAGAGATCTCTAATAATTCAGTG GGATCGGCATATCTATCAATGGAGACATTGGAGAGGGGGCTGCTTACTCCAAAGAGCAACGTTTGGAGTTTCGGAATTGTTCTTCTAGAATTGCTAACTGGACGAAGAAATCTCGATTCCCGTTACccaaaagaagagaggaaCTTAGTTAAGTGGAGCAGACCGTTCCTAGCAGATGATGGTCGATTGTCGTTGATCATGGATCCTCAATTAAAAGGGCGTTTCCCAACCAAGGCAGCCAGGACAGTGGCTGACATTGGTCAAAAATGTCTTCAGAAGGATCCCTCAGAAAGACCCACAATGAGAAATGTAGTTGAGCATCTGAAGATCATCCAAAATCTAAAGCAATCCAGCCGATTCCCTCTACAAGAACCCATTGCTGCATCCCCTGCAAAACAGATGCTAAGATCACCAAGCCTTGATGGAATCATTACACCAGCAGCAGCCAGATTAAGTTTCTCACCTTCTCCACCTTCTGGAATCCACCCATCTCTTTCACCTGGAGGGAGAAATTCGTCTCCTACACTCCCACCCCGGTTATGTTCGACCCTCTCCTTCGAGGATTTCGATAGACAAGAAAGGCGAAAATCATCAGCATCTGCCCTTCGAAGACCTCGAATTGAAGGGTACtga
- the LOC101212391 gene encoding protein FATTY ACID EXPORT 3, chloroplastic, whose product MESLLVLNSTPCAGDASPLNLHKPAAAAVPLRSRPSSSLRLDPLMGFGACKVSFVANTFQRNGFLSPYRKCTLSRRVLAFAASHEESHSETQGKNEGKDLEFDAEKAQELWKNALDSFKEQAVKMKAISKDAYDEYSEKALVALNETSKLLKIQADKAKDDLALIVQEFSEESKEYIATATERYPEEIKEIVETFTSPTDDLSDISKVHEFYYGIPYGLVLSVGGFVSFMLTGSLAAIRFGVILGGGLLVLSILSLQSYKRGQSLPLALKGQAVIASVLFLRELRLLFQRPSFFSLLTTLISATMVTLYFYRIALNARIKKGKDFRTE is encoded by the exons ATGGAGTCGCTTCTGGTTCTCAATTCCACCCCATGCGCCGGTGACGCTTCCCCTTTGAACCTCCACAAgcctgctgctgctgctgttCCTCTCCGCTCCCGCCCCTCCTCGTCTCTGCGGCTTGATCCTTTGATGGGTTTTGGTGCTTGTAAGGTTTCCTTTGTTGCTAATACTTTTCAGCGTAATGGGTTTCTTTCGCCGTATCGAAAGTGTACATTGAGTCGACGGGTTCTGGCGTTTGCTGCGTCCCATGAAGAGTCG CATTCAGAAACTCAAGGGAAGAAcgaaggaaaagatttagaatTTGATGCTGAAAAGGCACAAGAGTTGTGGAAAAATGCTTTAGATTCCTTCAAGGAACAAGCTGTGAAGATGAAAGCAATTTCAAAGGATGCGTATGATGAATACTCTGAGAAAGCATTAGTTGCTCTGAATGAAACTtcaaagcttttgaaaattcaagctGATAAGGCAAAGGATGATTTGGCTTTAATAGTGCAAGAATTCAGtgaagaaagtaaagaatATATTGCCACTGCCACAGAGCGTTATCCTGAAGAAATCAAGGAGATTGTGGAAACATTTACTTCTCCCACTGACGACTTAAGTGATATTTCAAAAGTTCATGAATTCTATTATGGGATACCATACG GACTGGTTCTTTCTGTTGGTGGTTTTGTTTCCTTCATGCTAACGGGAAGTCTTGCTGCAATTAGATTTGGAGTGATACTTGGTGGTGGTTTGTTGGTGTTGAGTATTTTGAGCTTACAGTCGTACAAAAGAGGACAATCACTTCCACTTGCTCTGAAGGGGCAAGCAG TGATTGCAAGTGTTCTATTTCTTAGAGAGTTGCGCTTGCTGTTTCAG AGACCATCATTTTTTAGTCTTCTGACTACTTTGATCAG TGCAACTATGGTCACACTATATTTCTATAGGATCGCTCTGAATGCTCGcatcaaaaaaggaaaagatttcaGGACAGAATGA